From the genome of Monomorium pharaonis isolate MP-MQ-018 chromosome 2, ASM1337386v2, whole genome shotgun sequence, one region includes:
- the LOC105835103 gene encoding dynamin isoform X1, translating to MAGNTGMEQLIPIVNKLQDAFTQLGVHMQLDLPQIAVVGGQSAGKSSVLENFVGKDFLPRGSGIVTRRPLILQLINSTTEFAEFLHCKGKKFVDFDEVRKEIEAETDRVTGSNKGISNIPINLRVYSPNVLNLTLIDLPGLTKVPIGDQPADIEAQIKAMIFQFIKRENCLILAVTPANTDLANSDALKLAKEVDPQGVRTIGVITKLDLMDDGTDARDILENKLLPLRRGYIGVVNRSQKDIEGRKDIKNALAAERKFFLSHPSYRHLADRLGTPYLQRVLNQQLTNHIRDTLPALRDRLQKQQLALEKDVEQYKHFRPDDPAIKTKAMLQMIQQLQSDFERTIEGSGSAQINTMELSGGAKINRLFHERFPFEIVKMEFDEKELRKEIAFAIRNIHGIRVGLFTPDMAFEAIVKKQINRLKEPSLKCVDLVVQELSNVVRICTDRMSRYPRLREETERIITTHIRQREQMCKEQLILLVDCELAYMNTNHEDFIGFANAAASSHNASAQQSSENSVKSGRHTLGNQVIRKGYMCIHNLGIMKGGSRDYWFVLTSESISWFKDEEEREKKYMLPLDGLKLRDLEQGFMSRRHLFALFNPEGRNVYKDYKQLELSCETQDDVDSWKASFLRAGVYPEKSTEQANGEEEGYEGGTEGQSSMDPQLERQVETIRNLVDSYMKIVTKTTRDLVPKTIMLLIINNAKDFINGELLAHLYASGDQASMMEESPEEAQKREEMLRMYHACKEALRIIGDVSMATVSTPVPPPVKNDWLATGDNPSLGLSPPSPGGPRRGVTQPPPISSSRAPPPVPATGRPAPAVPNRPGPGGPPPRANPGLPPPMIPTRGGGLQQRITQAATQAATQAAVNELMDAFKIKRPVPNIPPRIPDRPYSGRLN from the exons ATGGCGGGCAACACGGGTATGGAACAGTTGATCCCGATCGTGAACAAGCTGCAGGATGCGTTCACGCAGCTCGGCGTGCATATGCAGCTCGATCTGCCGCAGATCGCGGTGGTGGGCGGTCAGAGCGCGGGCAAGAGCTCCGTGCTCGAGAACTTCGTCGGCAA AGACTTCTTGCCAAGAGGTTCAGGTATTGTGACAAGGAGACCTCTCATCTTACAGTTGATTAACAGCACAACTG aatttgCAGAGTTTTTACATTGTAAGGGTAAGAAATTTGTGGATTTTGATGAAGTGCGGAAAGAAATTGAAGCAGAAACAGACAGAGTGACAGGAAGTAACAAGGGCATTTCTAATATACCAATTAATCTCAGAGTATATTCACCCAACG TGCTAAATTTGACATTAATTGATTTACCTGGACTTACAAAAGTACCAATCGGAGACCAGCCAGCAGATATAGAAGCCCAAATTAAAGCCATGatctttcaatttattaaacgtGAAAATTGTCTTATATTGGCAGTCACACCAGCCAATACTGATTTAGCCAATAGCGATGCTCTTAAACTTGCTAAAGAAGTAGATCCACAAG GTGTACGTACAATTGGCGTTATTACCAAACTGGATCTTATGGATGATGGTACTGATGCAAGAGacattttggaaaataaattattgccaTTGAGAAGGGGTTACATTGGTGTTGTTAATAGAAGTCAAAAGGACATAGAAGGACGAAAGGATATCAAAAATGCTTTAGCTGCTGAGCGAAAGTTCTTCCTCAG CCATCCGTCTTATCGTCATCTAGCAGACAGATTGGGTACACCATATTTGCAGAGAGTTCTCAATCAACAATTAACAAACCATATCAGGGATACCTTGCCAGCTCTAAGAGATAGATTACAAAAGCAACAATTAGCTTTAGAAAAGGATGTCGAACAGTACAAACATTTCAGACCTGATGACCCTGCAATCAAAACAAAGGCTATGTTACA AATGATACAGCAGCTTCAGTCAGATTTCGAGAGAACTATAGAAGGCTCAGGTTCAGCACAAATTAATACTATGGAACTCAGTGGTGGTGCAAAAATCAACAGACTTTTCCACGAACGTTTCCCAtttgaaattgttaaaatggaatttgatgaaaaagaaTTAAGGAAAGAAATTGCTTTCGCTATCAGAAATATACATG GTATTAGAGTGGGGTTATTTACTCCGGATATGGCTTTTGAGGCAATAgtcaaaaaacaaataaacagACTTAAGGAACCAAGTCTTAAATGTGTAGATTTAGTCGTGCAAGAACTTAGTAATGTTGTACGCATTTGTACAGATAGG ATGTCGCGTTATCCCAGACTAAGAGAAGAGACAGAACGAATCATAACAACACATATTAGGCAGCGCGAACAAATGTGTAAAGAGCAGCTAATCTTACTGGTGGACTGCGAACTTGCATACATGAATACGAATCATGAAGATTTCATCGGTTTTGCAAA CGCTGCAGCCAGTAGCCATAATGCAAG TGCACAGCAATCTTCGGAGAATTCCGTTAAATCTGGACGGCATACATTAGGCAATCAAGTAATTCGTAAAGGctatatgtgtatacataaTCTTGGTATTATGAAGGGCGGTTCGAGAGATTACTGGTTTGTTTTAACATCCGAGAGTATCTCCTGGTTCAAGGACGAAGAA GAACGTGAAAAGAAATACATGTTGCCATTGGATGGATTAAAATTGCGTGATCTGGAGCAAGGTTTTATGTCGCGTCGTCATCTATTTGCGTTATTTAATCCCGAAGgaagaaatgtttataaagattataaacaATTGGAGTTGAGTTGTGAAACACAAGATGATGTTGACTCCTGGAAGGCGTCATTCCTGAGGGCTGGTGTATATCCCGAAAAATCAACAGAACAAGCAAATGGCGAAGAG GAAGGATATGAG GGTGGAACAGAGGGTCAGTCATCGATGGATCCTCAATTGGAGCGTCAAGTGGAAACTATCAGAAACTTAGTAGATTCTTATATGAAGATTGTTACAAAAACTACCCGCGATCTGGTTCCAAAGACAATTATGcttcttattattaacaacGCTAAGGACTTCATTAATGGAGAACTGTTGGCACATCTTTATGCAAGCGGCGATCAG gCTTCAATGATGGAAGAATCTCCCGAAGAGGCGCAAAAACGGGAAGAGATGTTACGCATGTATCACGCGTGCAAAGAGGCTCTTCGTATAATTGGAGATGTCTCAATGGCCACAGTCTCAACTCCAGTACCACCGCCTGTGAAAAATGATTGGTTGGCGACCGGCGACAATCCAAG TCTTGG GTTATCGCCACCATCTCCTGGTGGTCCAAGACGTGGAGTGACACAGCCACCACCTATTTCTAGCTCACGAGCACCACCACCAGTACCTGCAACTGGCCGGCCAGCACCAGCCGTTCCTAATAGACCTGGTCCAGGTGGACCACCACCGCGAGCTAATCCTGGCCTACCTCCACCTATGATACCAAC TCGAGGGGGTGGTCTACAGCAGAGGATAACACAAGCTGCGACACAGGCTGCGACGCAAGCCGCCGTGAATGAGCTGATGGATGCGTTCAAGATCAA GCGTCCCGTACCCAATATTCCCCCCCGAATTCCCGACAGACCATACTCCGGCCGACTAAACTGA
- the LOC105835103 gene encoding dynamin isoform X4 produces MAGNTGMEQLIPIVNKLQDAFTQLGVHMQLDLPQIAVVGGQSAGKSSVLENFVGKDFLPRGSGIVTRRPLILQLINSTTEFAEFLHCKGKKFVDFDEVRKEIEAETDRVTGSNKGISNIPINLRVYSPNVLNLTLIDLPGLTKVPIGDQPADIEAQIKAMIFQFIKRENCLILAVTPANTDLANSDALKLAKEVDPQGVRTIGVITKLDLMDDGTDARDILENKLLPLRRGYIGVVNRSQKDIEGRKDIKNALAAERKFFLSHPSYRHLADRLGTPYLQRVLNQQLTNHIRDTLPALRDRLQKQQLALEKDVEQYKHFRPDDPAIKTKAMLQMIQQLQSDFERTIEGSGSAQINTMELSGGAKINRLFHERFPFEIVKMEFDEKELRKEIAFAIRNIHGIRVGLFTPDMAFEAIVKKQINRLKEPSLKCVDLVVQELSNVVRICTDRMSRYPRLREETERIITTHIRQREQMCKEQLILLVDCELAYMNTNHEDFIGFANAQQSSENSVKSGRHTLGNQVIRKGYMCIHNLGIMKGGSRDYWFVLTSESISWFKDEEEREKKYMLPLDGLKLRDLEQGFMSRRHLFALFNPEGRNVYKDYKQLELSCETQDDVDSWKASFLRAGVYPEKSTEQANGEEEGYEGGTEGQSSMDPQLERQVETIRNLVDSYMKIVTKTTRDLVPKTIMLLIINNAKDFINGELLAHLYASGDQASMMEESPEEAQKREEMLRMYHACKEALRIIGDVSMATVSTPVPPPVKNDWLATGDNPSLGLSPPSPGGPRRGVTQPPPISSSRAPPPVPATGRPAPAVPNRPGPGGPPPRANPGLPPPMIPTRGGGLQQRITQAATQAATQAAVNELMDAFKIKRPVPNIPPRIPDRPYSGRLN; encoded by the exons ATGGCGGGCAACACGGGTATGGAACAGTTGATCCCGATCGTGAACAAGCTGCAGGATGCGTTCACGCAGCTCGGCGTGCATATGCAGCTCGATCTGCCGCAGATCGCGGTGGTGGGCGGTCAGAGCGCGGGCAAGAGCTCCGTGCTCGAGAACTTCGTCGGCAA AGACTTCTTGCCAAGAGGTTCAGGTATTGTGACAAGGAGACCTCTCATCTTACAGTTGATTAACAGCACAACTG aatttgCAGAGTTTTTACATTGTAAGGGTAAGAAATTTGTGGATTTTGATGAAGTGCGGAAAGAAATTGAAGCAGAAACAGACAGAGTGACAGGAAGTAACAAGGGCATTTCTAATATACCAATTAATCTCAGAGTATATTCACCCAACG TGCTAAATTTGACATTAATTGATTTACCTGGACTTACAAAAGTACCAATCGGAGACCAGCCAGCAGATATAGAAGCCCAAATTAAAGCCATGatctttcaatttattaaacgtGAAAATTGTCTTATATTGGCAGTCACACCAGCCAATACTGATTTAGCCAATAGCGATGCTCTTAAACTTGCTAAAGAAGTAGATCCACAAG GTGTACGTACAATTGGCGTTATTACCAAACTGGATCTTATGGATGATGGTACTGATGCAAGAGacattttggaaaataaattattgccaTTGAGAAGGGGTTACATTGGTGTTGTTAATAGAAGTCAAAAGGACATAGAAGGACGAAAGGATATCAAAAATGCTTTAGCTGCTGAGCGAAAGTTCTTCCTCAG CCATCCGTCTTATCGTCATCTAGCAGACAGATTGGGTACACCATATTTGCAGAGAGTTCTCAATCAACAATTAACAAACCATATCAGGGATACCTTGCCAGCTCTAAGAGATAGATTACAAAAGCAACAATTAGCTTTAGAAAAGGATGTCGAACAGTACAAACATTTCAGACCTGATGACCCTGCAATCAAAACAAAGGCTATGTTACA AATGATACAGCAGCTTCAGTCAGATTTCGAGAGAACTATAGAAGGCTCAGGTTCAGCACAAATTAATACTATGGAACTCAGTGGTGGTGCAAAAATCAACAGACTTTTCCACGAACGTTTCCCAtttgaaattgttaaaatggaatttgatgaaaaagaaTTAAGGAAAGAAATTGCTTTCGCTATCAGAAATATACATG GTATTAGAGTGGGGTTATTTACTCCGGATATGGCTTTTGAGGCAATAgtcaaaaaacaaataaacagACTTAAGGAACCAAGTCTTAAATGTGTAGATTTAGTCGTGCAAGAACTTAGTAATGTTGTACGCATTTGTACAGATAGG ATGTCGCGTTATCCCAGACTAAGAGAAGAGACAGAACGAATCATAACAACACATATTAGGCAGCGCGAACAAATGTGTAAAGAGCAGCTAATCTTACTGGTGGACTGCGAACTTGCATACATGAATACGAATCATGAAGATTTCATCGGTTTTGCAAA TGCACAGCAATCTTCGGAGAATTCCGTTAAATCTGGACGGCATACATTAGGCAATCAAGTAATTCGTAAAGGctatatgtgtatacataaTCTTGGTATTATGAAGGGCGGTTCGAGAGATTACTGGTTTGTTTTAACATCCGAGAGTATCTCCTGGTTCAAGGACGAAGAA GAACGTGAAAAGAAATACATGTTGCCATTGGATGGATTAAAATTGCGTGATCTGGAGCAAGGTTTTATGTCGCGTCGTCATCTATTTGCGTTATTTAATCCCGAAGgaagaaatgtttataaagattataaacaATTGGAGTTGAGTTGTGAAACACAAGATGATGTTGACTCCTGGAAGGCGTCATTCCTGAGGGCTGGTGTATATCCCGAAAAATCAACAGAACAAGCAAATGGCGAAGAG GAAGGATATGAG GGTGGAACAGAGGGTCAGTCATCGATGGATCCTCAATTGGAGCGTCAAGTGGAAACTATCAGAAACTTAGTAGATTCTTATATGAAGATTGTTACAAAAACTACCCGCGATCTGGTTCCAAAGACAATTATGcttcttattattaacaacGCTAAGGACTTCATTAATGGAGAACTGTTGGCACATCTTTATGCAAGCGGCGATCAG gCTTCAATGATGGAAGAATCTCCCGAAGAGGCGCAAAAACGGGAAGAGATGTTACGCATGTATCACGCGTGCAAAGAGGCTCTTCGTATAATTGGAGATGTCTCAATGGCCACAGTCTCAACTCCAGTACCACCGCCTGTGAAAAATGATTGGTTGGCGACCGGCGACAATCCAAG TCTTGG GTTATCGCCACCATCTCCTGGTGGTCCAAGACGTGGAGTGACACAGCCACCACCTATTTCTAGCTCACGAGCACCACCACCAGTACCTGCAACTGGCCGGCCAGCACCAGCCGTTCCTAATAGACCTGGTCCAGGTGGACCACCACCGCGAGCTAATCCTGGCCTACCTCCACCTATGATACCAAC TCGAGGGGGTGGTCTACAGCAGAGGATAACACAAGCTGCGACACAGGCTGCGACGCAAGCCGCCGTGAATGAGCTGATGGATGCGTTCAAGATCAA GCGTCCCGTACCCAATATTCCCCCCCGAATTCCCGACAGACCATACTCCGGCCGACTAAACTGA
- the LOC105835103 gene encoding dynamin isoform X7: protein MAGNTGMEQLIPIVNKLQDAFTQLGVHMQLDLPQIAVVGGQSAGKSSVLENFVGKDFLPRGSGIVTRRPLILQLINSTTEFAEFLHCKGKKFVDFDEVRKEIEAETDRVTGSNKGISNIPINLRVYSPNVLNLTLIDLPGLTKVPIGDQPADIEAQIKAMIFQFIKRENCLILAVTPANTDLANSDALKLAKEVDPQGVRTIGVITKLDLMDDGTDARDILENKLLPLRRGYIGVVNRSQKDIEGRKDIKNALAAERKFFLSHPSYRHLADRLGTPYLQRVLNQQLTNHIRDTLPALRDRLQKQQLALEKDVEQYKHFRPDDPAIKTKAMLQMIQQLQSDFERTIEGSGSAQINTMELSGGAKINRLFHERFPFEIVKMEFDEKELRKEIAFAIRNIHGIRVGLFTPDMAFEAIVKKQINRLKEPSLKCVDLVVQELSNVVRICTDRMSRYPRLREETERIITTHIRQREQMCKEQLILLVDCELAYMNTNHEDFIGFANAQQSSENSVKSGRHTLGNQVIRKGYMCIHNLGIMKGGSRDYWFVLTSESISWFKDEEEREKKYMLPLDGLKLRDLEQGFMSRRHLFALFNPEGRNVYKDYKQLELSCETQDDVDSWKASFLRAGVYPEKSTEQANGEEGGTEGQSSMDPQLERQVETIRNLVDSYMKIVTKTTRDLVPKTIMLLIINNAKDFINGELLAHLYASGDQASMMEESPEEAQKREEMLRMYHACKEALRIIGDVSMATVSTPVPPPVKNDWLATGDNPRLSPPSPGGPRRGVTQPPPISSSRAPPPVPATGRPAPAVPNRPGPGGPPPRANPGLPPPMIPTRGGGLQQRITQAATQAATQAAVNELMDAFKIKRPVPNIPPRIPDRPYSGRLN from the exons ATGGCGGGCAACACGGGTATGGAACAGTTGATCCCGATCGTGAACAAGCTGCAGGATGCGTTCACGCAGCTCGGCGTGCATATGCAGCTCGATCTGCCGCAGATCGCGGTGGTGGGCGGTCAGAGCGCGGGCAAGAGCTCCGTGCTCGAGAACTTCGTCGGCAA AGACTTCTTGCCAAGAGGTTCAGGTATTGTGACAAGGAGACCTCTCATCTTACAGTTGATTAACAGCACAACTG aatttgCAGAGTTTTTACATTGTAAGGGTAAGAAATTTGTGGATTTTGATGAAGTGCGGAAAGAAATTGAAGCAGAAACAGACAGAGTGACAGGAAGTAACAAGGGCATTTCTAATATACCAATTAATCTCAGAGTATATTCACCCAACG TGCTAAATTTGACATTAATTGATTTACCTGGACTTACAAAAGTACCAATCGGAGACCAGCCAGCAGATATAGAAGCCCAAATTAAAGCCATGatctttcaatttattaaacgtGAAAATTGTCTTATATTGGCAGTCACACCAGCCAATACTGATTTAGCCAATAGCGATGCTCTTAAACTTGCTAAAGAAGTAGATCCACAAG GTGTACGTACAATTGGCGTTATTACCAAACTGGATCTTATGGATGATGGTACTGATGCAAGAGacattttggaaaataaattattgccaTTGAGAAGGGGTTACATTGGTGTTGTTAATAGAAGTCAAAAGGACATAGAAGGACGAAAGGATATCAAAAATGCTTTAGCTGCTGAGCGAAAGTTCTTCCTCAG CCATCCGTCTTATCGTCATCTAGCAGACAGATTGGGTACACCATATTTGCAGAGAGTTCTCAATCAACAATTAACAAACCATATCAGGGATACCTTGCCAGCTCTAAGAGATAGATTACAAAAGCAACAATTAGCTTTAGAAAAGGATGTCGAACAGTACAAACATTTCAGACCTGATGACCCTGCAATCAAAACAAAGGCTATGTTACA AATGATACAGCAGCTTCAGTCAGATTTCGAGAGAACTATAGAAGGCTCAGGTTCAGCACAAATTAATACTATGGAACTCAGTGGTGGTGCAAAAATCAACAGACTTTTCCACGAACGTTTCCCAtttgaaattgttaaaatggaatttgatgaaaaagaaTTAAGGAAAGAAATTGCTTTCGCTATCAGAAATATACATG GTATTAGAGTGGGGTTATTTACTCCGGATATGGCTTTTGAGGCAATAgtcaaaaaacaaataaacagACTTAAGGAACCAAGTCTTAAATGTGTAGATTTAGTCGTGCAAGAACTTAGTAATGTTGTACGCATTTGTACAGATAGG ATGTCGCGTTATCCCAGACTAAGAGAAGAGACAGAACGAATCATAACAACACATATTAGGCAGCGCGAACAAATGTGTAAAGAGCAGCTAATCTTACTGGTGGACTGCGAACTTGCATACATGAATACGAATCATGAAGATTTCATCGGTTTTGCAAA TGCACAGCAATCTTCGGAGAATTCCGTTAAATCTGGACGGCATACATTAGGCAATCAAGTAATTCGTAAAGGctatatgtgtatacataaTCTTGGTATTATGAAGGGCGGTTCGAGAGATTACTGGTTTGTTTTAACATCCGAGAGTATCTCCTGGTTCAAGGACGAAGAA GAACGTGAAAAGAAATACATGTTGCCATTGGATGGATTAAAATTGCGTGATCTGGAGCAAGGTTTTATGTCGCGTCGTCATCTATTTGCGTTATTTAATCCCGAAGgaagaaatgtttataaagattataaacaATTGGAGTTGAGTTGTGAAACACAAGATGATGTTGACTCCTGGAAGGCGTCATTCCTGAGGGCTGGTGTATATCCCGAAAAATCAACAGAACAAGCAAATGGCGAAGAG GGTGGAACAGAGGGTCAGTCATCGATGGATCCTCAATTGGAGCGTCAAGTGGAAACTATCAGAAACTTAGTAGATTCTTATATGAAGATTGTTACAAAAACTACCCGCGATCTGGTTCCAAAGACAATTATGcttcttattattaacaacGCTAAGGACTTCATTAATGGAGAACTGTTGGCACATCTTTATGCAAGCGGCGATCAG gCTTCAATGATGGAAGAATCTCCCGAAGAGGCGCAAAAACGGGAAGAGATGTTACGCATGTATCACGCGTGCAAAGAGGCTCTTCGTATAATTGGAGATGTCTCAATGGCCACAGTCTCAACTCCAGTACCACCGCCTGTGAAAAATGATTGGTTGGCGACCGGCGACAATCCAAG GTTATCGCCACCATCTCCTGGTGGTCCAAGACGTGGAGTGACACAGCCACCACCTATTTCTAGCTCACGAGCACCACCACCAGTACCTGCAACTGGCCGGCCAGCACCAGCCGTTCCTAATAGACCTGGTCCAGGTGGACCACCACCGCGAGCTAATCCTGGCCTACCTCCACCTATGATACCAAC TCGAGGGGGTGGTCTACAGCAGAGGATAACACAAGCTGCGACACAGGCTGCGACGCAAGCCGCCGTGAATGAGCTGATGGATGCGTTCAAGATCAA GCGTCCCGTACCCAATATTCCCCCCCGAATTCCCGACAGACCATACTCCGGCCGACTAAACTGA
- the LOC105835103 gene encoding dynamin isoform X13, with translation MAGNTGMEQLIPIVNKLQDAFTQLGVHMQLDLPQIAVVGGQSAGKSSVLENFVGKDFLPRGSGIVTRRPLILQLINSTTEFAEFLHCKGKKFVDFDEVRKEIEAETDRVTGSNKGISNIPINLRVYSPNVLNLTLIDLPGLTKVPIGDQPADIEAQIKAMIFQFIKRENCLILAVTPANTDLANSDALKLAKEVDPQGVRTIGVITKLDLMDDGTDARDILENKLLPLRRGYIGVVNRSQKDIEGRKDIKNALAAERKFFLSHPSYRHLADRLGTPYLQRVLNQQLTNHIRDTLPALRDRLQKQQLALEKDVEQYKHFRPDDPAIKTKAMLQMIQQLQSDFERTIEGSGSAQINTMELSGGAKINRLFHERFPFEIVKMEFDEKELRKEIAFAIRNIHGIRVGLFTPDMAFEAIVKKQINRLKEPSLKCVDLVVQELSNVVRICTDRMSRYPRLREETERIITTHIRQREQMCKEQLILLVDCELAYMNTNHEDFIGFANAAASSHNASAQQSSENSVKSGRHTLGNQVIRKGYMCIHNLGIMKGGSRDYWFVLTSESISWFKDEEEREKKYMLPLDGLKLRDLEQGFMSRRHLFALFNPEGRNVYKDYKQLELSCETQDDVDSWKASFLRAGVYPEKSTEQANGEEEGYEGGTEGQSSMDPQLERQVETIRNLVDSYMKIVTKTTRDLVPKTIMLLIINNAKDFINGELLAHLYASGDQASMMEESPEEAQKREEMLRMYHACKEALRIIGDVSMATVSTPVPPPVKNDWLATGDNPSLGLSPPSPGGPRRGVTQPPPISSSRAPPPVPATGRPAPAVPNRPGPGGPPPRANPGLPPPMIPTRRQ, from the exons ATGGCGGGCAACACGGGTATGGAACAGTTGATCCCGATCGTGAACAAGCTGCAGGATGCGTTCACGCAGCTCGGCGTGCATATGCAGCTCGATCTGCCGCAGATCGCGGTGGTGGGCGGTCAGAGCGCGGGCAAGAGCTCCGTGCTCGAGAACTTCGTCGGCAA AGACTTCTTGCCAAGAGGTTCAGGTATTGTGACAAGGAGACCTCTCATCTTACAGTTGATTAACAGCACAACTG aatttgCAGAGTTTTTACATTGTAAGGGTAAGAAATTTGTGGATTTTGATGAAGTGCGGAAAGAAATTGAAGCAGAAACAGACAGAGTGACAGGAAGTAACAAGGGCATTTCTAATATACCAATTAATCTCAGAGTATATTCACCCAACG TGCTAAATTTGACATTAATTGATTTACCTGGACTTACAAAAGTACCAATCGGAGACCAGCCAGCAGATATAGAAGCCCAAATTAAAGCCATGatctttcaatttattaaacgtGAAAATTGTCTTATATTGGCAGTCACACCAGCCAATACTGATTTAGCCAATAGCGATGCTCTTAAACTTGCTAAAGAAGTAGATCCACAAG GTGTACGTACAATTGGCGTTATTACCAAACTGGATCTTATGGATGATGGTACTGATGCAAGAGacattttggaaaataaattattgccaTTGAGAAGGGGTTACATTGGTGTTGTTAATAGAAGTCAAAAGGACATAGAAGGACGAAAGGATATCAAAAATGCTTTAGCTGCTGAGCGAAAGTTCTTCCTCAG CCATCCGTCTTATCGTCATCTAGCAGACAGATTGGGTACACCATATTTGCAGAGAGTTCTCAATCAACAATTAACAAACCATATCAGGGATACCTTGCCAGCTCTAAGAGATAGATTACAAAAGCAACAATTAGCTTTAGAAAAGGATGTCGAACAGTACAAACATTTCAGACCTGATGACCCTGCAATCAAAACAAAGGCTATGTTACA AATGATACAGCAGCTTCAGTCAGATTTCGAGAGAACTATAGAAGGCTCAGGTTCAGCACAAATTAATACTATGGAACTCAGTGGTGGTGCAAAAATCAACAGACTTTTCCACGAACGTTTCCCAtttgaaattgttaaaatggaatttgatgaaaaagaaTTAAGGAAAGAAATTGCTTTCGCTATCAGAAATATACATG GTATTAGAGTGGGGTTATTTACTCCGGATATGGCTTTTGAGGCAATAgtcaaaaaacaaataaacagACTTAAGGAACCAAGTCTTAAATGTGTAGATTTAGTCGTGCAAGAACTTAGTAATGTTGTACGCATTTGTACAGATAGG ATGTCGCGTTATCCCAGACTAAGAGAAGAGACAGAACGAATCATAACAACACATATTAGGCAGCGCGAACAAATGTGTAAAGAGCAGCTAATCTTACTGGTGGACTGCGAACTTGCATACATGAATACGAATCATGAAGATTTCATCGGTTTTGCAAA CGCTGCAGCCAGTAGCCATAATGCAAG TGCACAGCAATCTTCGGAGAATTCCGTTAAATCTGGACGGCATACATTAGGCAATCAAGTAATTCGTAAAGGctatatgtgtatacataaTCTTGGTATTATGAAGGGCGGTTCGAGAGATTACTGGTTTGTTTTAACATCCGAGAGTATCTCCTGGTTCAAGGACGAAGAA GAACGTGAAAAGAAATACATGTTGCCATTGGATGGATTAAAATTGCGTGATCTGGAGCAAGGTTTTATGTCGCGTCGTCATCTATTTGCGTTATTTAATCCCGAAGgaagaaatgtttataaagattataaacaATTGGAGTTGAGTTGTGAAACACAAGATGATGTTGACTCCTGGAAGGCGTCATTCCTGAGGGCTGGTGTATATCCCGAAAAATCAACAGAACAAGCAAATGGCGAAGAG GAAGGATATGAG GGTGGAACAGAGGGTCAGTCATCGATGGATCCTCAATTGGAGCGTCAAGTGGAAACTATCAGAAACTTAGTAGATTCTTATATGAAGATTGTTACAAAAACTACCCGCGATCTGGTTCCAAAGACAATTATGcttcttattattaacaacGCTAAGGACTTCATTAATGGAGAACTGTTGGCACATCTTTATGCAAGCGGCGATCAG gCTTCAATGATGGAAGAATCTCCCGAAGAGGCGCAAAAACGGGAAGAGATGTTACGCATGTATCACGCGTGCAAAGAGGCTCTTCGTATAATTGGAGATGTCTCAATGGCCACAGTCTCAACTCCAGTACCACCGCCTGTGAAAAATGATTGGTTGGCGACCGGCGACAATCCAAG TCTTGG GTTATCGCCACCATCTCCTGGTGGTCCAAGACGTGGAGTGACACAGCCACCACCTATTTCTAGCTCACGAGCACCACCACCAGTACCTGCAACTGGCCGGCCAGCACCAGCCGTTCCTAATAGACCTGGTCCAGGTGGACCACCACCGCGAGCTAATCCTGGCCTACCTCCACCTATGATACCAAC GCGCCGACAATAA